The window TTTTGTACCGTCTTTCAAGGACTGTTATCTCTCTGTTGTTTTATGAAACATTATTTTGCTGCCATTTTAACTCCTGATAAACAGATTTAAACCTCCAGACACCGGCCTGGAAAAATAAAGGTCAAAcacatcaataaaataaaagatgttaTTAAATTATATCCTCCCCATCCTGTCCAGTACTTACAGATGACTTATACATGatttgttgtctgttttaaatGGTATTATGATatgtttctattattattattattattattattattattattattatgagtcTTAAAGAATGTATAGCTTTGATAGCGTTTTGTTGTCTGAATCAAGAGTACTGACATTTTGAAGGGTTTTCTTCCagctaaaatgtttttattctccgATAAGACAAAGTCTACATCTTTTATGTCTTTGTACGAGAATATCTTTTGAACAAGATTTGAAAAAGTTATAATTTTTCCAGACTTTAAAGCTCCgtagttttctgtttttatttgagatTCAAACTGAGAAGCTCAGATGGACTGAAACCAAAAACTCAAAAGCAGAGCTGGCAAAATTAAATCATTCAATTAGATGAGTCAAATGTAATGTTCCATGGTGCATGATGCATGTCAACCCTGCCAGAAACCAGAGCAGTTGAATGCTGTTCAGTGATTGGTCAGATCGTGTCTCACTTACTGGATTTAATGTTCGACCTTGACAGATTTCAGGGGAatcaagaaagagagaaggacaTTTGTATTTTACTTAATTTAGAAATTAACCAAGTTCAGGACAGGTTGCACATTTTATTGCGcagtttaaattattttagttaGTTGCCACTAAAGTTGTCATTAAAATTTGTAttgtttaaatgaattaaagtggcatgtttcatttattttgtttgttttctgtttaaacTGCATCTGAAAAGGATGAAATACTGTATATCAGCACCCTCTGTGGGGCATGTACTGTTGTAAAGTTTGGCTGTCTCGAAATGattaaatctgatttaaatttaaattctcACAATCATATGATGAGTAAAAACAAAGTGGGCGTTTTTTTCTATGAGATGTCACCACATATTAAGGATCATAAATCAGCTTCCTCACTGAACTATAATTATTACAAACTGGACCTTAAAACAaccattgtgttttctctcaggcttgtgtctctctgtccacATTCATCTCctcagatgttttatttaataagATAATTTATTAATGAAATACAAATTTCAGGTTTATTTTTATCCAACTCTGGTCTCAGAGTGAAAACTCAGCATCATTCCTCCTGCTAGACTCCAGCAGACAGatttgtgtgttctgttcaTCCTTTGCCAGCTTTTATATGCACTTATTGCGTGTTTGGCAGCTGCAGACAGAGTTTGGCTGTTAAATATTTCTGACGGTCACCAGTCAGGTGATCTGTCGGAGCGACTCTTGAGGAATCACCTCAGACATGATGACATTTGATTCTGCTGTGTCTCAGTCCCAGCGGCGCTCAGGTGTCTGCCGCTGCTCAGTGACAGTGAAGTGGACCTCCGCAGGACCAGACATTTCCTACATTAACAGCCAACTGTAAATGTTAGAAACTTTTAAcagatgaagctgcagcatcTTCTAACGTCTCTTTTAACAGATTTGCAATTTTTAAATTCTACCTTAAAATATGAGTCAGGTGCTCAATTGAACGATGAGACAGGTTTTGCTTGTTGTGATCATTCTGCATGCTCACCCAAAAGTAAAAATCATGatcattatcttctcaccccCCTGCTGGTGGAAATGAGGtaaagtttcatagtccacaaaacccTTTCatagcaaaacagcattgcaggattctcttaaacaactgaagtagttgGGGACTTGATTATAGGAAAACCAGAATTGATtagaaaagacattattttcagccttttttaaGATGagatcttcactgtagctgtttGTCTAAAAGCAAAAAGTGTAAGCGCaccccatctgaagtgggtgcacgagTTAGACTGTGCCTCGAGAAAGTAAGTAATGTTTAGAACAAAActagaaaactgtgaaaaatgctcaGTGCGATTTCTCAGAGCCTGGAGGGTCGCTTCAAACAGCTTCttctgtccaaccaacagtcccaAACCCCAAAGAATTGTTGTTATTCCTTTTTTGcttaaaacaaactgaaattaatgtattttcaaaataagaggtGATTAATTTTCTTTCCATCTACTAATTCACTTATGACAGGCACCTGATTTGTGTGTTGACTGATGGAGGactgaagcagctgctgctctgctgacaTGCTGTGTACACATTCTGTTGGATGATCAAGTGAGTCTCTTTCAAATGGAAGTCTTTCTAGTTGGAAATTCTCTCTTTCTGCAACTCAAAATGCTGAAGTTCAGCTAAACTTGTCGAGTAATTGCTTTGGATATTCTCCCCATCTTTTCAATTTGAAGCACATCAAGGAGCTCTTTCTTGCAGCTTAACATTAGGAAGACAAAGGACCCGACCCCTGTATCTATCTAGCGGGAGGACGTCCATCTTGAATGGAGTGCTCCTGGGGCCCTCTTACAATGAGGAGCCAGAGCTGATCAGAGGCCCTCTTCGTCTCCATTAGGATCTGCAGATGATCTAACAGTCTGCGGTAACCGGCGCTGCCGTTGATGCTGCCGTGTGGTGGGAACGGAGCGTGAGGTTGAGAGATAACAATCTTAACAAGCTGCTTAGAGAAGGCTCAGGGAAGGGAGGAAGAGCTGAGCTGGACTCTCTGGAGGcagtgacagagaggaggatgctgtccaTGTTGGTTAGCATCAGGAACAACTCCCACCCACCTGCACGACACGCTGGGAGGtaacaaagtacaaatacatTATTACTGTAGTTATGTAGATTCTGTAGTTATCTgttctttacttgagtatttttttttacttcagttttgaagaaactttttttttgttttcctcccgAAGTTGAATACTAATATATGCACTCTCTGATTATTACAATTTCAAGACAGGCTTGTGAGTTTAGCtttaatgcatttgaggggGACTgcattatttttgtgtgtgtgtgtgtgtgtgtgtgtgtgtattgctgTCAGTCTGCTCGGAGCTCTCAGCCCTTTTGACTCTGACGAAAATCTGCTAAGAAGCTTTTAAAGCTTCACGTCTGTTTGTTGTCTCTGACGTAACATTGTCAAACTTTCATGATCTTTCAGATGACTTTGAGGCTTTGTGGAGGTCCAGACCCTGCAGGGACAATCTGCACGATCTGGACTCTTTCTGGAACATGCTGAGCAGATCTGATGTGGTGGAAGCTACACAGTTCGAGCCCAGGTGTGTCGGTGTCGTGCTCGtcgttgtgtgtgtgaaaagttaGCTCCTCGTTGATTTCGCCCCGAAGTTTGGCACAGAAAGTGAAAAGGCTTTAGTTGTTTGAATTTGTTCTTTAGACACACAGTTGTGATGCTTGAatactagaatggcactcataCCTTGGTCAATGCCCAAAAGTCCCTTTTAATcaaatcaagcctaatccaatatcacttaaaaaaaaagacacttcaCTGTGTCAGGATTAAATGGAGTCAtgctgatgtaaaaaaaatctggtgtTCTTCAAGGGTAAAATGAAAACGCAGTAACTGTCTGAACTTGCAAAGAAAGTCTAATTTGTATGGCATGCTCTGATGAAGACTCTTTCAGTCGAAACCCGTTGGATTCTCAGACTGCCTACAAACCATGGACGGTCTTTGCAAGTAAGCAAGACAATCACTGCCTTTTCTGTTCTTTCTGACTTGTATCTTATTAGATACCAACCACCTACACAAAACAGTGTACCTAcatgtttttcatcaagatccaagCACTGGGGTGGCTGTaactcagtgggtagagctggtggaccagggctcggaaggtcactggttcgaatcccctggggtgggactgagctacatgccgaagtatccttgagcaagatactgaaccctggaattgctcctgatgtgcagttggaaCCCTGTGAAATACAAATTTCAGGTTTATTTTTATCCAACTCTGGTCTCAGAGTGAAAACTCAGCATCATTCCTCCTGCTAGACTCCAGCAGATAGatttgtgtgttctgttcaTCCTTTGCCAGCTTTTATATAaaagccactgccatcagtaagggtcctgcaatgagctggcgacttgttcagggtgtaccctggccttcgcccatgagtcaaactggatttggccccagtaagccccgcaaccccccaggggggaaaaaaagcggcaacatcctgCAACCCTGAtggaaaaagcggaaaagaaaacgaacaaAGATCCAAGCACTGTTCCCTGATCAATTAACATTAaagttgagaaaatgttttgcaatgtgagaaaaaaaatcctggacaCGCTCCTTTCTGGATCAGCACCAAAGGTTAACAGGGGGagaatctgttcagtagtttttgtgtaataatgctgacaaaccaactaaAAGTCCCATGTTCAGCAAACTCCCTGGATTATATGGACAGATGGGGACATGATTGGCTGCAGCCTTTCTAGGACAGACACTGAAATTTGGGTAATAGGTGTATATATTGTGAATACTCCTGCATAGAGTCAAATATAGACCCGTCCTATTCCAGGAGCAGCCAGAAGCAACCTCAGAGTTGGCCCACACTcttgtctgaagtgggtgcacaaccTTGACCGCacatcaagggtgtaaataacgtctgtTCACATCAATTTGAGATCATTGAGGCTTCTGGAGATGAACTGTATGAAGCAGTTTTATGatttctttcagttgtttttttttttatattttaaaacaagttgatATCTGCTTCTGTTgtgtaggagaatgctgcagcacagttttgctgtgaagctccagattttttttttttttctggactaTAAAATTTGTGTAGATGTGGAGAAACATGTTTCTGAAACTCAAGCGGACCTCTTTAAGTTCAGCTACAGACCACAGCTATTCTGTCTGTATCCCTCACAAATCCCCACAAAAAGCAGCCTTTTAttgaaaacttttattttgaaaagatgaaTTTCAACTTATAAAATCACTTCTTGTTGGCTGTGTGATGTAGATGCGGTGCTGATCCTCTGAACAGTAAGTGTCTCAGACTGCAGCTTCTTCACAGGAAACACGAAGCTCAAACTAACTTTGCTGTCGGCACatgtagaaaaataaaacctcacAGAGGAAGGAAGCAAtggcagcacaaacacagacactaaATCAGCAGTCAGGAGCGTTTCTTTCAGCTATTGTGCATTTATAAACCGTCCATGCAGCAGCAACGTCCTCATCCGGCACTCTTGAAGCAGCAGCGATGCAGGAACTTTTTGAAAAAGTTCCTGAACTCCGTGTTGAATACGGTGTAGATGACGGGGTTGAGAGCGCTGTTGACGTAGCCGAGCCACGTCACCACGCTCATCAGGGAAGGGGGGACGTGGCAGTCCTGACAGCGAGCTCGCATCGTGTGGAGGACAAAGAACGGAGTCCAGCAGAACAGGAAGGCACCTGCACGAGGAAACGTCACAGAATCAGAAGTTTTtctcagacagaaacaccaaTAACACCTCTATTGGACTTACCAGAACCCCGGGGAACAGTTTTGAGATGTAGGACATGAGAACGCAGTCAACACCCTCCTTCCTGTTTTAATTATTGTCTTAATTCTTGTGATTTAAGAAGTCACAGTGACCGTTGACCAAAATGTGGTAAAGTCGTCAAAGTAGACATCTTTTCCACATTCTGAATACATTTCCTCAAGATGTTCCTGAGATATTGTGTTCACAAAAATGGGCTGTACAGTTGGATGGACAACCTGAAAACACAATGCCCCCAGCGACAGCTGCCGCAGAGGCATAAAAATGCTGCTGGCATTGTTGTTTGTCCACTGCAAATCATTACAAAGATGTTTATCACCTTTGTCCAAGGACGAAGTATTTCTATATAGTGACTGTGAAGGCCATAGCATATGATTTACAACCTTTCAGAGAGTGCTTTGCATTGTTTTATTGAAGGATATCAGTCCCATCAGGATataagattcaagattcaaagtgtttattgttaTATGCACAGTAAGGAAACACTTTTCTCTGTACActgaaattcttcctttgctgtccacagaatgccaaCAGTGCAGGGGAAgaatttcattcattcatctcaACCAAACTGAGACTTTGGACCAGCACGTCAGTGCTTTTATCACCATCATCAATGTTGATATATCCCTCCAGCGGCGATATTGAGTCAATCCCGAGGTGCATTAAACCTGTTCGAGTGTCATGCGGTGGTCCAACACCTTGTCGAGAcactgttttttccttttatttgtcaGCTGCCTGTACTTGCTACATCCTACATCTTACCTCCAGTCATGAGAATTAAGGGTCCTTGAATGGAGCAGGATTACAAGGCTTTACTAGGTTTATCTTTGAAATAATCACAGGGATGATAATAATAGGGTAAGATTTGGATCAGATTCAAACTTTGACAGCGCAccaattttatttctttactgGTATGTGGACTAGGTTTTGCAAATTACTCACCTACACTATGCTAATCTGTCTGCCAACAGGCTGGATTTGTCTTTTATAGGGTTCTCcagtaaataaatagataattcCTGCACTTAAGGGTTAATTAGTACGTACTATTAACTGGCCGTTCAGCTCTGAATACTCCAATAGACTGCTTATCTATTCCACTAATCTAACTCAAAATGTcatagagaggagggaggaagttAACTAAAACTATGAcaatgcttacagcagcttcaatgaaaatgtcacactatCTCAGGTgtcaaagaaagtgaaaaaaaaatcctggatctgtccctttctCTGGATCTATTATTGGCTGAGAACAGACATGTCCCTAGCTCTCTATTTATCACCTTGGCCACTTATTGTtaatgaaggttctcagtcatcggggtcatggtaattctaagtgctgtatcgtaagcaactggacgtgtttcagtttcttgaagacgtttcacctctcatccaagaggcttcttcagttctgccTAACTgaaggggagttgcaggcttttaaaccctgtgtgggcgTGTCCTTACAGAGCCATTAAGGACACATATGAGCTGTgtttcagagtcattagggccacttgtgggtcacTGACCCGACCGGCCTTAATGTGGGTTGCCAAGGCTAGGGAAGCCCAGGtatgaatggttgttaagctgtttgGGGAGGGAACTTAGTACTGTAATGTAGGTGGATGATAAGTAGTGacgtaggccacctcctctgttcaaagatggcCGTTCCAATTTGACATAGATGGAGTCTAACATCTTATTTAACAACTAACAGTGGTGACCTAATGTAGGTGATCACCTCCCATCGGTTTCACACAGGTAGCAGCAGGTAGCTGCAAGATAATTAGGTCAGATTATACCTCTTCATTGTTGAATGCTGTAAAGATCATCAATACAGGCCTGTAGTTCATTTCATACAAAATACATTATTGGTCAGACATTTTGCAATTATGTTCTTTATATCCTTGACCTGTTACAGTCTGTGCTCTTTTGAAACAGAGATTCATGAGAACTACCTGCACACCGAGTTTACGTAATAATAGGATTTCAGATTAAGGAGCTACAGGATTAACTGCTGTGTGCTAAAGGGAAGCACTTCTACGCATTAGGACTGACACTGGCTGTTATTAATAGGCCGACCTTTTCTTAACGATGCCTGAGTGCCTCTCAACAGACatcagaggtggaggtgaggcCAGTGCCCATTATATCACTTTTGATGGAGGTGGACAAGTTGATGGATCTATAAgattttattaaattatttattacTCTAAAGAATCTTTGTAATAACTCATTTAATCAGTTGTGATTAAAAGTAAGAACAACTGTTTGGTCAGCAGACCGAGGCCCGGAACTCACAGCTGAGATTAAGTTCATAGCATACGTAAGGCTCACGCTAAAGTTCCTTTCAGTACTACCTTCTGGATCCTTCAACCTGCTCATTACTTGCTCAGTTTGTTGGTAGACATGCTGGTCCCACTGCTTTTCTTGGGAAGACCTGCCCGATTCATCTTCTGATTGGTTACCTTCGGTGGTTAGGTTTAGCCGTTAGGAGTGAGATTGGTCAGGATTAAGTTAAGAATGGCAAATGAAGCCaatcagcagcagagaaaatCAAGTCTTGCGATGACAAGCATGGGATCTATTCATGCTGATACtaccaaacaggaagtgaactcACCCACAACGACAGGAAGCACCTTCATGGCCTTCCTCTCCCGGCTGTTGATCTTGGCTGTCTTCCTCCTGCGAGGATCGGGGGTGAACTTTATCTCTGCAAAGCTGACTGTCTTCACGGGACCATCTTTGTATCCTGATGAGGGAAAGGCTCTGTCTGGGGACGGGATGGTGGATGGTTCATCCTGAGTATCCGTTGGTTCCCTCTCTATGATGGGCGGCAGCGGCGGTGGCAGTGAGGCCAGTGGCGGCAGGGATGCGGCGGCTTCCTGCAGCTTGCGGCAGGCCTGGATGCTGTTCCTCAGCTTGGCTTTGCGTGCCTCCTCCCAGCGCCTCAGGCCGCGGAACATGCCACAGTACAGCATCAGCATGATGGGACAGGGGATGAAGAAGGAGCACACGGACGAATACAGGACATAGTCGTCGTTCTCTAGTTTGCACTCAGTGGGGTCTCGGCCCGGCACGTTGTTGATGCCAAACATGACAGGCGAGGCCACGGCCAGGGCCAGGATCCACGTGGCAGACAGCAGCACTATCTGCCGCATGTCCACGTGCTTCCTGTTGTAGTTCAAAGGGATTAATACGGCAATGAACCtaaaaaagatagaaaaaatGTTACAGTCTTGTGCACCTGAAATTCTATGACTGAACTACTAGTACAAAGTGAGAACTGCCACATTACGATACGATACgacacgatacgatacgatacgatacgacaCGACACGATACGACACGACACGACACGACACGAtacaatacgatacgatacgatacgatacaatacgaCACAACACGATATGATATGATACAAATTCATTTTGCATGCTCAGGCAGCTATGCTCAAGATGTGTACACACAAGTTAGGCATGTAGTTACATGTAAGGCACATATTCATAAAAGCACAtcgattcttcttcttcttctccataaTATTCTCCAATCCTGATCTTATGGAAGACAATGACAAGtaactgacaaaaacatttctttgttttttttatatcaatccAGTCCCGTCTTTTTCCTGTAAAATGTCGTGTGTGATTATGTCAGCTTGCACTATCCAATTTCAACAAGTCATATCATGACATCCACCGTCAATCAGTGTTCAACTTGATGTTGTGAGCGAGTGGCACACCTCAGAAGTCATGTCAGAAAGACGCACCTGGAGTGGAGTCTTTTACTGATTACtctacaaaaatacaaatgtatcaCTGTATTCACTGATTTGGGTGAAACGGTATCATATTTTATGGAGTCAATACTTTGGTTTTCCCTCCGACGCCCTCCAGCTGCTCCGCTAAAACCTTCACTGATTTACAGTGTTTCCTGAAGATGACTTTACTTGATGGTAAAGTAGTATCTGATGTGAACATGGCCGGTGGCAGGACTGAACACAAAATCCAAGATCAACTATGGCCAGTTTGACTACAGGGAATCCAATGCCAAGGTGGCTTACAGAGTTGAGATGCTGTCAGGCAGTTACTGCTTGCTTGTTTATTActgcagctaatgttagcagtgTTACTAGCTTACTAATATTACGCCT is drawn from Sparus aurata chromosome 8, fSpaAur1.1, whole genome shotgun sequence and contains these coding sequences:
- the drd4a gene encoding dopamine receptor D4a, which translates into the protein MVANLSAAVENPEAAARGHNLPALLIGVLLIVVIICGNLLVCLSVFTEKALKTTTNYFIVSLAVADLMLAVLVLPLFVYSEFQDGVWTLNTTICDGLMTMDVMLCTASIFNLCAISIDRFIAVLIPLNYNRKHVDMRQIVLLSATWILALAVASPVMFGINNVPGRDPTECKLENDDYVLYSSVCSFFIPCPIMLMLYCGMFRGLRRWEEARKAKLRNSIQACRKLQEAAASLPPLASLPPPLPPIIEREPTDTQDEPSTIPSPDRAFPSSGYKDGPVKTVSFAEIKFTPDPRRRKTAKINSRERKAMKVLPVVVGAFLFCWTPFFVLHTMRARCQDCHVPPSLMSVVTWLGYVNSALNPVIYTVFNTEFRNFFKKFLHRCCFKSAG